The Microbacterium sp. KUDC0406 genome includes a window with the following:
- a CDS encoding energy-coupling factor transporter transmembrane component T family protein, with translation MTADVAPVETGEAWLDGVNPVTRILLALLLSVPLFASIDVVSGLVAIALQLLCIPLTGLSLRTVLGRMALLAAISPVAGLSMLLYAEPAGQVYWSFGFATISDESIRLAVAVSLRVIALGLPTILLFGRADPTEVADALSQVAHLPSRFVLGVLAGTRMLGLFLDDWRTMGLARRARGVGDHGALRRFFSMAFVLLVFAVRRGSKLAMAMEARGFGSDIPRTWARPSRLHSRDAVALLGGILIMAAALAAAVAAGTFRFIWS, from the coding sequence ATGACCGCCGACGTCGCCCCCGTCGAGACCGGGGAGGCCTGGCTCGACGGGGTCAATCCCGTCACCCGCATCCTGCTCGCACTGCTGCTGTCGGTGCCCCTGTTCGCGTCGATCGACGTCGTCAGCGGGCTGGTCGCGATCGCGCTGCAGCTGCTCTGCATCCCGCTCACGGGGCTGTCGCTGCGCACGGTGCTCGGCCGGATGGCGCTGCTCGCCGCGATCTCGCCGGTTGCGGGCCTCAGCATGCTGCTCTACGCCGAACCGGCGGGGCAGGTGTACTGGAGCTTCGGCTTCGCGACCATCAGCGACGAGTCGATCCGCCTGGCGGTCGCCGTGAGCCTGCGAGTGATCGCACTCGGGCTGCCGACGATCCTGCTGTTCGGTCGCGCCGATCCCACCGAGGTCGCCGACGCGCTCTCCCAGGTCGCGCACCTGCCCAGCAGATTCGTGCTGGGCGTGCTCGCCGGCACCAGGATGCTGGGGCTGTTCCTCGACGACTGGCGCACCATGGGCCTCGCCCGAAGAGCGCGTGGGGTCGGTGACCACGGTGCCCTCCGCCGGTTCTTCTCGATGGCCTTCGTGCTGCTGGTGTTCGCGGTGCGCCGCGGGTCGAAACTGGCGATGGCGATGGAGGCGCGCGGCTTCGGCTCCGACATCCCGCGCACCTGGGCGCGTCCGTCGAGGCTGCACTCCCGTGATGCCGTCGCCCTGCTCGGCGGCATCCTCATCATGGCTGCGGCGCTCGCCGCGGCCGTGGCGGCGGGAACGTTCCGATTCATCTGGTCGTGA
- a CDS encoding histidine phosphatase family protein, with amino-acid sequence MSHRSPNHPRTRVAALVAVTLFAGVLLPVSAATAAPPERDAPVRTVGNLYGTKAVYEPFQDARLYHRPPASYHPVLVEHVSRHGSRLLSSKKYDDLLWQLWQIADADGGLTDLGEQLGPDLQRIIAIHDQVGYGTLSTRGAQEQQQIAERAVERMRPVFDAAVEDGRPIEIVSSGVDRAVDSADNFVVGLKDADPQLAGVIQPQVTDPDLLYFHDTDPEYLEYEDGEQLAGVEDELEQLPIIATTARDVVSRLFTPGFIARIDAGEFDLVDHGKGKTHLRSVVDVGSFIYELYVIAPGMDQDAAVDMTPYLTDEDAAVFAYLSDANDFYKKGPAFAGSDVTYRMAHVLVDEFLDSVEAVAAGETSPAAEFRFAHAEEIIPLAALLKLPGSRVAQPDDDLFSYDTNPWRGAQVAPMAANLQWDVYVGPRGRTIVRMLYNEKETAFAGDCTPIRPGSFFYFVDELTRCLADQR; translated from the coding sequence ATGTCTCATCGATCACCGAACCATCCGCGCACCAGGGTAGCTGCGCTGGTCGCCGTCACGCTCTTCGCAGGCGTCCTGCTTCCCGTCTCGGCGGCGACGGCTGCGCCGCCGGAGCGGGATGCGCCCGTTCGAACAGTCGGCAACCTCTACGGCACGAAGGCGGTGTACGAGCCGTTCCAGGATGCGCGCCTCTATCATCGGCCGCCGGCCAGCTATCATCCCGTCCTCGTCGAACATGTCAGCCGGCACGGTTCGCGCCTGCTGTCCAGCAAGAAGTACGACGACCTGCTGTGGCAGCTGTGGCAGATCGCCGACGCCGACGGCGGACTCACCGACCTCGGTGAGCAACTCGGTCCGGATCTGCAGCGGATCATCGCGATCCACGACCAGGTCGGCTACGGCACGCTCAGCACGCGCGGAGCACAGGAGCAGCAGCAGATCGCCGAACGCGCGGTCGAGCGAATGCGGCCGGTCTTCGACGCTGCGGTCGAGGACGGTCGTCCGATCGAGATAGTGTCGTCCGGCGTCGACAGGGCTGTCGACAGCGCTGACAACTTCGTTGTGGGCTTGAAGGATGCCGACCCGCAACTCGCCGGAGTCATCCAGCCTCAGGTGACGGATCCAGATCTGCTCTACTTCCACGACACGGATCCCGAGTACCTGGAGTACGAGGACGGCGAGCAGCTCGCCGGCGTCGAGGACGAACTCGAGCAGCTGCCGATCATCGCGACCACCGCACGCGATGTCGTGAGCAGGCTCTTCACGCCGGGGTTCATCGCCCGCATCGATGCCGGCGAGTTCGATCTCGTCGATCACGGCAAAGGTAAGACCCACCTGCGCAGCGTCGTAGATGTCGGTTCGTTCATCTACGAGCTGTACGTCATCGCGCCGGGGATGGATCAGGACGCGGCTGTCGACATGACGCCGTATCTGACGGATGAGGATGCGGCGGTCTTCGCCTACTTGTCGGATGCGAACGACTTCTACAAGAAGGGTCCGGCCTTCGCCGGATCCGACGTGACGTACCGGATGGCACACGTGCTCGTGGACGAGTTCCTGGATTCGGTCGAGGCTGTGGCGGCGGGCGAGACGAGTCCGGCGGCGGAGTTCCGGTTCGCCCACGCCGAGGAGATCATCCCGCTGGCGGCTCTGCTGAAGCTGCCCGGCAGCAGGGTGGCGCAGCCTGATGACGACCTGTTCAGCTACGACACGAACCCGTGGCGTGGTGCTCAGGTGGCGCCGATGGCGGCGAACCTGCAGTGGGACGTCTATGTCGGGCCGCGCGGTCGCACCATCGTGCGCATGCTCTACAACGAGAAGGAGACCGCGTTCGCCGGGGACTGCACACCGATCCGCCCGGGAAGCTTCTTCTACTTCGTCGACGAGCTGACCCGCTGCCTGGCGGATCAGCGCTGA
- a CDS encoding aminoglycoside 3'-phosphotransferase — translation MSIPSGTVPVPQCVRALARGATLECVWLNELGGLTFRATPADDDVFYIKCGPRNGETNLRDEAERMTWAGRWIRVPQVLDQGEDDTHEWLVTSVIDGESAVAPRWVAEPAIAVRAVGEGLRMLHDRLPVDDCPWGWGVPSRIANAAARGIRVPARLHDAPPVDRLVVCHGDACCPNTLIGDDGRWVAHVDLALLGVADRWADIAVASMSTEWNYGHGWEDALIEAYGLEPDRQRLAYYRDLWNAT, via the coding sequence ATGAGCATCCCTTCCGGCACCGTTCCCGTGCCGCAGTGCGTCCGTGCGCTGGCCCGCGGCGCCACGCTGGAATGCGTGTGGCTGAACGAACTCGGCGGACTGACGTTCCGCGCGACGCCAGCCGACGACGACGTCTTCTACATCAAATGTGGTCCGCGTAACGGGGAGACGAACCTGCGCGATGAGGCGGAGCGGATGACGTGGGCGGGGCGCTGGATCCGCGTGCCGCAGGTGCTTGACCAGGGCGAGGACGACACGCACGAATGGCTGGTCACGTCCGTGATCGACGGCGAGAGTGCGGTGGCGCCGCGCTGGGTCGCCGAGCCCGCCATCGCGGTGCGCGCGGTGGGTGAGGGACTCCGGATGCTGCACGACCGGCTTCCGGTCGACGACTGTCCCTGGGGCTGGGGTGTGCCGTCGCGGATCGCGAACGCGGCGGCCCGCGGCATCCGGGTTCCCGCGCGTCTGCATGACGCCCCGCCGGTCGACCGGTTGGTGGTCTGCCACGGTGACGCCTGCTGCCCCAACACGCTGATCGGCGACGACGGGCGCTGGGTCGCGCACGTCGATCTCGCGCTGCTCGGGGTCGCCGATCGGTGGGCCGACATCGCTGTCGCATCGATGAGCACGGAGTGGAACTACGGGCACGGGTGGGAGGACGCGCTGATCGAGGCATACGGCCTCGAGCCGGACCGGCAGCGCCTGGCCTACTACCGCGACCTGTGGAACGCGACCTGA
- a CDS encoding SDR family NAD(P)-dependent oxidoreductase, producing the protein MQISGSGALVTGGASGLGLATARRLAAAGAQVTIVDLPTSAGAEIAAELGGFFAPVDVTDVDQVRAAVAESLDPLRIVVNCAGIAPPAKVLDRDGDPVDLAAFERIIRINLVGTFNVISQAAAVISKGEPAEGGDRGVIVSTASVAAFDGQIGQPAYSASKGGVHAMTLPIARELARYGIRVCTIAPGIMETPMLAGLPDAAQESLGQQVPYPARLGRPDEYAALVQHIVENGYLNGETIRLDGAIRMAPK; encoded by the coding sequence ATGCAGATCAGCGGATCCGGTGCCCTCGTCACGGGCGGCGCCAGCGGACTCGGACTCGCCACCGCCCGCAGGCTCGCGGCCGCGGGCGCGCAGGTGACGATCGTCGACCTGCCGACCTCGGCGGGTGCCGAGATCGCCGCCGAGCTCGGCGGGTTCTTCGCGCCCGTCGACGTCACCGATGTCGACCAGGTGCGCGCAGCCGTCGCCGAGTCGCTCGACCCGCTGCGCATCGTCGTCAACTGTGCAGGTATCGCACCGCCGGCCAAGGTGCTCGACCGTGACGGCGACCCCGTCGACCTCGCGGCATTCGAACGGATCATCCGGATCAATCTCGTCGGCACGTTCAACGTCATCTCCCAGGCGGCCGCCGTGATCTCCAAGGGGGAACCCGCCGAGGGCGGCGACCGCGGCGTGATCGTCAGCACCGCGAGCGTCGCCGCGTTCGACGGTCAGATCGGCCAGCCGGCGTACTCCGCCTCGAAGGGCGGTGTGCACGCGATGACACTGCCGATCGCCCGCGAGCTCGCGCGCTACGGCATCCGGGTCTGCACGATCGCCCCCGGCATCATGGAGACGCCCATGCTCGCCGGCCTCCCCGACGCCGCGCAGGAGTCGCTCGGGCAGCAGGTGCCGTACCCCGCCCGCCTCGGCCGGCCCGACGAGTACGCCGCCCTCGTGCAGCACATCGTCGAGAACGGCTACCTGAACGGCGAGACCATCCGCCTCGACGGCGCCATCCGCATGGCGCCGAAATGA
- a CDS encoding SDR family oxidoreductase, producing the protein MSLAGKTILMSGGSRGIGLAIALRAAADGANIALLAKTDTPHPKLEGTVHTAAEQIRAVGGQALPIVGDVRSDDDITEAVLKTAGEFGGIDVVVNNASVIDLSTSLDLAAKKYDLMQDVNVRGTFMLSRAAVPVLRESANPHILSLSPPLNLSPRWLGAHTGYTMAKYGMTMATLGLAAEFADAGIAANTLWPRTTIATAAVQFALGGDRMMKVSRTPEIYADAAYAVVTAPSAQRTGRTLIVEDVLEEAGVTDFSGYAAVPGTPDDALFPDIFLD; encoded by the coding sequence ATGAGCCTCGCAGGCAAGACCATCCTGATGTCCGGCGGCAGCCGCGGCATCGGCCTCGCGATCGCGCTGCGCGCGGCGGCGGACGGGGCGAACATCGCGCTGCTCGCCAAGACCGACACCCCGCACCCCAAGCTCGAGGGCACGGTGCACACCGCCGCCGAGCAGATCCGCGCGGTCGGCGGTCAGGCGCTGCCGATCGTCGGCGACGTGCGCAGCGACGACGACATCACCGAGGCCGTGCTGAAGACCGCGGGCGAGTTCGGCGGCATCGACGTCGTCGTCAACAACGCCAGCGTGATCGACCTGTCCACCTCGCTCGACCTGGCGGCGAAGAAGTACGACCTCATGCAGGACGTGAACGTGCGCGGCACCTTCATGCTCTCCCGCGCGGCCGTGCCGGTGCTGCGCGAGTCGGCGAACCCGCACATCCTGTCACTCTCGCCGCCGCTGAACCTCTCGCCCCGCTGGCTCGGTGCGCACACCGGCTACACGATGGCGAAGTACGGCATGACGATGGCCACGCTCGGCCTCGCGGCGGAGTTCGCGGATGCCGGGATCGCGGCGAACACGCTGTGGCCGCGCACCACCATCGCGACCGCGGCGGTGCAGTTCGCGCTCGGCGGCGACCGCATGATGAAGGTCAGCCGGACGCCGGAGATCTATGCGGATGCCGCATACGCCGTGGTCACCGCTCCGTCCGCGCAGCGCACGGGGCGGACGCTCATCGTCGAGGACGTTCTGGAGGAGGCCGGTGTCACGGACTTCTCCGGCTACGCCGCAGTGCCCGGGACGCCCGACGACGCACTGTTCCCGGACATCTTCCTGGACTGA
- a CDS encoding bifunctional 4-hydroxy-2-oxoglutarate aldolase/2-dehydro-3-deoxy-phosphogluconate aldolase, translating into MTDRLARTRSAGVLAVLRAPSPEAAIDASEAIIRGGVTGIEVTYSTPDAPAVIRELIARHGDAAVIGAGTVTNAEQAEAAADAGAEFLVSPGTLPDLTRAMVGTGRVVMTGALTPTEVMTALDLGVDVVKIFPASLGGPSYLGALRGPFPGAPLMPTGGVNPDNLAAWFAAGAVAVGAGGDLANSASIAAQDWHDLEARAARFATALAAVRG; encoded by the coding sequence ATGACCGACCGCCTCGCCCGTACCCGTTCCGCAGGAGTCCTCGCCGTGCTGCGCGCCCCGTCGCCGGAGGCGGCGATCGACGCCTCCGAGGCGATCATCCGCGGTGGTGTCACGGGCATCGAGGTCACGTACTCGACGCCGGATGCCCCCGCCGTCATCCGCGAGCTGATCGCCCGACACGGCGACGCCGCCGTGATCGGCGCGGGCACGGTCACGAACGCGGAGCAGGCCGAGGCCGCGGCGGATGCGGGGGCCGAGTTCCTCGTCAGCCCCGGCACGCTGCCCGACCTCACCCGCGCGATGGTCGGCACCGGGCGCGTGGTGATGACCGGCGCGCTGACTCCGACCGAGGTGATGACGGCGCTGGATCTCGGCGTCGACGTCGTCAAGATCTTCCCCGCCTCGCTCGGCGGCCCGTCGTACCTCGGCGCGCTTCGCGGCCCGTTCCCTGGCGCACCGCTGATGCCGACCGGTGGCGTGAACCCCGACAACCTCGCGGCGTGGTTCGCGGCAGGGGCGGTCGCCGTCGGCGCCGGCGGCGATCTGGCCAACAGCGCCTCGATCGCCGCGCAGGACTGGCACGACCTCGAGGCGCGTGCCGCACGGTTCGCCACGGCGCTGGCAGCCGTCCGGGGCTGA
- the rlmN gene encoding 23S rRNA (adenine(2503)-C(2))-methyltransferase RlmN: protein MRRRSPARTPQVRPATEGWTQKKDAEGRPLLQFASPRRGKPPVHFADYTPAERVEKVKELGLPGFRAKQLATHYFTHYTSDPAEMTDLPAAQREELVAGLMPPLLTEVRRLETDRGDTIKFLWRLHDGALVESVLMRYPGRITLCVSSQAGCGMNCPFCATGQAGLTRNMSTAEILDQIVRANRLIADGGLGDPRKVGHEGERVTNIVFMGMGEPLANYKRVMDAVRTMVAPQPEGLGMSARGITVSTVGLVPAIRKLSDENIPVTFALSLHAPDDQLRDELIPVNSRWKVDEALDAAREYFEKTGRRVSIEYALIKDMNDHAWRADLLAEKLNARGRGWVHVNPIPLNPTPGSIWTSSEKDVQDEFVRRLNDAGIPTTLRDTRGKEIDGACGQLVATTEDEAAAAAMA from the coding sequence ATCCGAAGAAGATCCCCCGCGCGCACCCCGCAGGTGCGCCCTGCGACCGAAGGCTGGACGCAGAAGAAGGATGCCGAGGGTCGTCCCCTGCTGCAGTTCGCGAGCCCTCGGCGCGGCAAGCCGCCGGTGCACTTCGCCGACTACACGCCGGCTGAGCGCGTCGAGAAGGTCAAGGAGCTGGGCCTGCCCGGCTTCCGCGCCAAGCAGCTCGCGACGCACTACTTCACGCATTACACCTCGGACCCGGCCGAGATGACGGACCTGCCCGCCGCTCAGCGCGAAGAGCTCGTCGCCGGGCTCATGCCGCCGCTGCTCACCGAGGTCCGCCGCCTCGAGACCGACCGTGGTGACACGATCAAGTTCCTCTGGCGGCTGCATGACGGCGCCCTCGTCGAGTCGGTGCTCATGCGCTACCCGGGGCGCATCACACTGTGCGTGTCGAGCCAGGCCGGCTGCGGTATGAACTGCCCGTTCTGCGCCACCGGCCAGGCGGGCCTCACCCGCAACATGTCGACGGCCGAGATCCTCGACCAGATCGTGCGGGCCAACCGCCTGATCGCCGACGGCGGACTGGGCGACCCGCGCAAGGTCGGCCATGAGGGCGAGCGCGTCACGAACATCGTCTTCATGGGCATGGGCGAGCCGCTGGCCAACTACAAGCGGGTCATGGATGCGGTGCGCACCATGGTCGCCCCGCAGCCCGAGGGCCTCGGCATGAGCGCCCGCGGCATCACCGTGTCGACGGTCGGCCTGGTGCCGGCCATCCGCAAGCTGTCCGACGAGAACATCCCGGTGACCTTCGCGCTCTCGCTGCACGCACCCGATGACCAGCTGCGTGACGAGCTGATCCCGGTGAACTCGCGCTGGAAGGTCGACGAGGCACTGGATGCCGCTCGCGAGTACTTCGAGAAGACCGGGCGTCGCGTCTCGATCGAGTACGCGCTGATCAAGGACATGAACGATCACGCCTGGCGCGCAGACCTCCTCGCCGAGAAGCTCAACGCCCGCGGGCGCGGCTGGGTGCATGTGAACCCGATCCCGCTGAACCCGACGCCCGGCTCGATCTGGACCTCGTCCGAGAAGGACGTGCAGGACGAGTTCGTGCGCCGCCTCAACGACGCCGGCATCCCGACGACCCTGCGCGACACCCGCGGCAAGGAGATCGACGGCGCCTGCGGCCAGCTGGTCGCCACGACAGAGGACGAGGCCGCCGCGGCCGCCATGGCCTGA
- the iolC gene encoding 5-dehydro-2-deoxygluconokinase yields MSGTPELLAIGRLGVDLYPLEDGVGLEDVRTFGKYLGGTAANVAVAAARHGHSVELISRVGDDPFGRYLVGELSRLGVDPRQIATDPHLKTPLTFCEIFPPDDFPLYFYREPKAPDMNVDAEQIDLQTVRDADILWMTTSGLSAQPSRDAHHAVLEARAGGRTILDLDYRPMFWEAPELATEQLDGILEQVSVAVGNREECQIAVGENDPHRAADALLERGVELAVVKQGPRGVLAKTRDEIVEVPVHEVDVVNGLGAGDAFGGALCHGVLEGWSLNRTITFANVAGAIVASRRECSTAMPTAAEIDALLQGA; encoded by the coding sequence ATGAGCGGTACCCCGGAACTTCTCGCGATCGGGAGACTCGGCGTCGATCTTTACCCGCTGGAGGACGGCGTGGGCCTCGAGGACGTCCGCACCTTCGGGAAGTATCTCGGCGGCACGGCGGCCAATGTCGCCGTTGCTGCTGCCAGACACGGGCATAGCGTCGAACTGATCTCGCGAGTGGGCGACGATCCGTTCGGGCGCTATCTGGTCGGCGAGCTCAGCAGGCTGGGCGTCGATCCGCGGCAGATTGCGACCGATCCGCACTTGAAGACGCCACTGACGTTCTGCGAGATCTTCCCGCCGGACGACTTCCCCCTCTACTTCTACCGGGAGCCGAAGGCACCCGACATGAACGTCGACGCGGAGCAGATCGACCTGCAGACGGTGCGGGATGCCGACATCCTCTGGATGACGACCTCCGGTCTCAGTGCTCAACCCAGCCGCGATGCTCACCACGCGGTTCTCGAAGCCCGGGCCGGCGGGCGCACCATTCTCGACCTCGACTATCGGCCGATGTTCTGGGAAGCACCGGAGCTGGCGACCGAGCAGCTCGATGGCATTCTCGAACAGGTGTCCGTCGCCGTCGGCAACCGCGAGGAGTGCCAGATCGCCGTCGGCGAGAACGACCCGCATCGTGCCGCCGACGCGCTGCTCGAGCGCGGCGTCGAACTGGCCGTGGTCAAGCAGGGCCCGCGGGGCGTGCTGGCCAAGACGCGCGACGAGATCGTCGAAGTTCCGGTGCACGAGGTGGACGTCGTCAATGGCCTCGGAGCGGGTGACGCGTTCGGCGGTGCGCTGTGCCACGGCGTCCTCGAAGGCTGGAGCCTCAACCGCACGATCACGTTCGCCAACGTCGCGGGGGCGATCGTCGCCTCGCGGCGTGAATGCTCGACGGCCATGCCGACGGCCGCGGAAATCGACGCACTGCTTCAAGGAGCCTGA
- a CDS encoding class I fructose-bisphosphate aldolase gives MHKITPEAFAHLRDTRAIRPDEFATAFAQRRRRPVLGADGRLFIVAADHPARGALSVGDDAMAMADRYVLLERLALALSHPGVDGVLGTPDIIDDLALLGALDDKVVVGSMNRGGLRGSTFEIDDRYTAYDVPTMVGRGIDFAKALIRIDLGDPATADTLDATADVVTAAASAGLPIMLEPFLSHRRNEHIVNDLTTDAVITSIAIASALGADSSHTWMKLPVVEDMERVVASTTMPVLLLGGDSGEDPDERFASWESALTLPGVRGLTVGRTLLFPPDGDVLGAVDVAARMVHPSIDAGASAGDRGAHAIKERA, from the coding sequence ATGCACAAGATCACCCCGGAGGCCTTCGCCCATCTCCGCGACACCAGGGCTATCCGCCCCGACGAGTTCGCCACGGCGTTCGCCCAGCGACGCCGCAGACCGGTTCTCGGTGCGGATGGGCGCCTGTTCATCGTCGCCGCCGATCACCCGGCGCGCGGTGCCCTCTCGGTGGGCGATGACGCCATGGCGATGGCCGATCGCTACGTCCTGCTCGAGCGACTGGCCCTGGCGCTGAGCCACCCCGGCGTCGACGGCGTGCTGGGCACGCCCGACATCATCGACGATCTGGCGCTCCTGGGTGCGCTCGACGACAAGGTCGTCGTCGGATCCATGAACCGGGGCGGGTTGCGCGGATCGACGTTCGAGATCGACGACCGGTACACCGCCTATGACGTGCCGACGATGGTCGGCCGGGGCATCGACTTCGCCAAGGCGCTCATCCGCATCGATCTCGGCGACCCGGCCACCGCGGACACACTTGACGCCACGGCGGATGTCGTCACTGCGGCGGCCTCGGCCGGACTGCCGATCATGCTCGAGCCGTTCCTCAGCCATCGCCGGAACGAGCACATCGTCAACGATCTGACGACGGACGCGGTGATCACCTCGATCGCCATCGCGTCGGCGCTCGGCGCCGACAGCTCCCACACCTGGATGAAACTCCCCGTGGTCGAGGATATGGAGCGCGTCGTCGCGTCGACCACGATGCCAGTGCTGCTGCTCGGGGGCGATTCCGGTGAGGATCCCGACGAGCGCTTCGCCTCCTGGGAGTCCGCGCTCACGCTGCCGGGTGTCCGCGGACTGACTGTCGGGCGCACGCTGCTCTTCCCGCCCGACGGCGACGTGCTCGGCGCCGTGGACGTGGCGGCCAGGATGGTCCATCCGTCGATCGACGCCGGCGCATCCGCCGGTGACCGGGGCGCACACGCAATCAAGGAGAGAGCATGA